Proteins from a genomic interval of Equus quagga isolate Etosha38 chromosome 13, UCLA_HA_Equagga_1.0, whole genome shotgun sequence:
- the LOC124250401 gene encoding LOW QUALITY PROTEIN: histo-blood group ABO system transferase 1-like (The sequence of the model RefSeq protein was modified relative to this genomic sequence to represent the inferred CDS: deleted 1 base in 1 codon), with amino-acid sequence MAQLERCPCHNPLAGSIIWEGTYNIDILNEQFRLQNTTIGLIVFAIKKHVIYLKRFLETAERYFMVGYKVNYYIFTDRPDHVPRIPLQNGRQVVILKVQSYSHSQNISLHRMEVISNFSEQRFHREVDYLVCADVDVKFTEHVGVEILASLFGTLHPGFYGLNRTNFPYERRPQSQAQIPEDEGDFYYTGALFGGSVPEVHRLTKACHQAMMVDKDNRIEAVRREESHLNKYLLYHKPSKVLSPEYSWDKQMWENTGNQQLGDLPFYIKRIRLLIAK; translated from the exons ATGGCCCAGCTG GAGAGATGTCCATGTCATAACCCCTTGGCTGGCTCC ATCATCTGGGAGGGAACTTACAATATTGACATCCTGAATGAGCAGTTCCGGCTCCAGAACACCACCATTGGATTAATCGTGTTTGCCATAAAAAAACATGTTATCTACCTGAAGCGATTCCTGGAGACGGCAGAGAGGTACTTCATGGTGGGTTACAAGGTTAACTACTATATCTTCACTGACCGCCCCGACCATGTTCCTCGCATTCCCCTCCAAAACGGAAGGCAGGTGGTCATCCTCAAGGTCCAGAGCTATTCCCACAGCCAGAACATCTCCCTGCACCGCATGGAGGTGATCAGCAATTTTTCCGAGCAGCGTTTCCACCGGGAGGTGGATTACCTTGTGTGTGCAGATGTGGACGTGAAGTTTACTGAGCACGTGGGCGTGGAGATCCTCGCCTCCTTGTTCGGCACCCTCCATCCTGGCTTCTATGGGCTTAATCGGACCAACTTCCCCTATGAACGGCGGCCTCAGTCACAAGCCCAGATTCCTGAAGATGAGGGGGACTTTTATTACACAGGGGCCTTATTTGGGGGGTCCGTGCCAGAGGTTCACAGGCTCACCAAGGCCTGCCACCAGGCGATGATGGTCGACAAAGACAATCGCATCGAGGCTGTGAGGCGTGAAGAGAGTCACCTGAACAAATACCTGCTTTACCACAAACCCTCCAAGGTCCTCTCCCCTGAGTACAGCTGGGATAAGCAGATGTGGGAGAATACGGGGAATCAGCAGCTAGGAGACTTGCCTTTCTACATAAAGCGGATTAGACTTTTGATTGCGAAATAA